A portion of the Paenibacillus marchantiae genome contains these proteins:
- the ruvA gene encoding Holliday junction branch migration protein RuvA, translating to MIDFLRGQFVHLENEYIVLDVHGVGYRVFCPNPFAFAKQEGEIMVYTHHHVREDAMFLFGFATREEQKLFRKLIEVSGIGPKVALGILAGGTPDHVVTAIYQENLTFLTKLPGIGKKTAQRMILDLKDKLDGFGAATYATGLFAPPSEEAGSGSAWDEAREGLKALGYTDSELDKVWLKLKKEVTSADSVDVLMKRALQMLFTG from the coding sequence ATGATTGATTTCCTAAGAGGACAGTTCGTACATCTGGAGAATGAATATATTGTGCTTGATGTACATGGCGTTGGTTATCGTGTATTCTGTCCGAATCCTTTTGCATTTGCGAAGCAAGAAGGCGAAATTATGGTGTATACCCATCACCACGTACGTGAAGATGCGATGTTTCTGTTTGGTTTTGCGACTCGTGAGGAACAGAAGTTATTTCGCAAGCTGATCGAGGTATCGGGTATTGGACCCAAAGTTGCTCTGGGTATACTCGCTGGCGGTACGCCGGACCATGTCGTGACTGCAATTTATCAAGAGAATCTGACGTTCCTGACCAAACTGCCGGGGATTGGTAAGAAAACAGCGCAGCGTATGATACTGGACCTTAAGGACAAATTGGATGGTTTCGGTGCTGCCACGTATGCAACAGGTTTGTTTGCTCCTCCTTCGGAAGAAGCAGGAAGCGGCTCTGCCTGGGATGAGGCACGTGAAGGTCTTAAGGCGCTGGGTTATACCGACAGTGAACTGGATAAAGTATGGCTCAAACTGAAGAAAGAGGTTACTTCGGCCGATTCTGTTGATGTGTTGATGAAACGGGCACTGCAAATGCTGTTTACGGGATAA
- the ruvC gene encoding crossover junction endodeoxyribonuclease RuvC, with amino-acid sequence MRFLGIDPGIAIVGFGFVDKIGSKVTPVQYGCIQTEAHTPEEERLLHVYEGMVQLIDKYKPDAVALEKLFFNRNVTTAMSVSQARGVMVLAAAQKGLPIAEYTPMQIKQAIVGYGKAEKRQVQEMVKMFLRLQVIPKPDDVADALAVAVCHAHSYTLNSKLNEVLRK; translated from the coding sequence TTGCGTTTTTTGGGAATTGACCCGGGGATTGCGATTGTCGGTTTTGGTTTTGTGGATAAAATCGGCAGTAAGGTAACACCTGTACAATATGGCTGTATTCAGACAGAAGCTCATACCCCTGAAGAGGAACGGCTGCTTCATGTATATGAGGGCATGGTACAGCTGATTGATAAATATAAACCGGACGCGGTAGCACTGGAGAAACTTTTTTTCAATCGTAACGTCACAACAGCGATGTCTGTAAGTCAGGCTAGAGGTGTTATGGTACTGGCTGCTGCCCAGAAGGGACTGCCTATTGCCGAATATACGCCGATGCAGATTAAGCAGGCGATTGTTGGATACGGAAAAGCAGAGAAGCGGCAAGTGCAGGAGATGGTCAAAATGTTTTTACGTTTACAGGTGATTCCGAAGCCTGATGACGTAGCAGATGCTTTGGCTGTAGCAGTGTGTCACGCACACTCATATACATTAAATTCCAAGTTGAATGAGGTATTGCGAAAATGA
- a CDS encoding BofC C-terminal domain-containing protein, whose product MTAALVAVAILAYSGLPISSAIERLLTTNFSEAVSVMGPAASEQRSEQEIQTLMEQLGSDPDLLTSVVLETQYICGVETEQLGKMSIPQLKMLLVQHPDWDAQVESAEVLRIKQHVDDLSPLCKEQAYISIDAVGNLNLYEGRPTEEKVIRTFFQMDVGTLETSLPEGVLEQLQQGIRIQDKDEYDSVISTFSDYAVDEANKEIRNGG is encoded by the coding sequence ATGACTGCAGCTTTGGTTGCCGTAGCTATACTGGCTTACAGTGGTTTGCCGATTTCTTCTGCGATTGAGCGTTTATTAACGACCAATTTCAGTGAGGCTGTATCTGTAATGGGACCTGCTGCGAGTGAACAAAGGTCAGAGCAAGAAATTCAGACTTTGATGGAACAACTCGGGTCTGATCCGGACCTTTTAACGAGTGTTGTATTGGAGACGCAATATATCTGTGGGGTAGAAACGGAACAATTAGGTAAAATGTCGATTCCTCAATTGAAGATGCTGCTCGTTCAACATCCGGATTGGGATGCTCAGGTTGAATCGGCAGAAGTGTTACGCATTAAGCAACATGTGGATGATCTTTCTCCATTATGTAAGGAGCAGGCGTATATTAGCATAGATGCTGTGGGTAATCTCAATCTTTATGAAGGACGGCCCACAGAAGAGAAAGTCATCCGTACTTTTTTTCAAATGGACGTAGGCACGTTAGAGACATCATTGCCTGAAGGTGTGTTGGAGCAATTGCAGCAAGGTATTCGTATTCAGGACAAGGATGAGTACGACAGTGTAATCTCTACGTTCAGCGATTATGCGGTGGATGAGGCCAATAAAGAAATCCGTAATGGCGGATAA
- a CDS encoding LysM peptidoglycan-binding domain-containing protein, with translation MKIHMVKKGDTLYLLSQKYNVALDKIIAANPQIANPDKLEIGMKVKIPAEPVTPKPEGVLHSHKVQQGDSLWKLSQAWGVPLKDMINANPQLKNPNALLVGETVYIPSANAPGNAASENGASSNVAHEKLSPEGKEYTGVKEETAPVVPVVPVPEPAPVPEVSNVVPAPVPANPVVPNIKPEVEVLPQLPEIPEEKPQKEAQKKENTKSEVQLKPITEAPTYTMPNISPEVLPLPVIPNNTKWPTEVAPATKAPCGCGSKMLHAPAEHPYAQVPVPAQEVYTAPQNMYTAGANDNATFPGIPEVSPYSIGNTSNTPWSGAEYNHNNIMPNVSAEMQNNSYPIAPSGQVNSPYPPFAANEHMNHQPPHISPYSMLPYPPCGCGNHHMPNHQYAHPSHNYQNPAWGTYNPYGMQPEMTTSMMPNQPLEYAYQNPYPTQNMVPPSPLGAFGELYPPQGKGGGKKGGRDEANLSQSSTESEAEFNLEAKPKQSAKTGTAKRRTAKPAAKSKSKVSVSGKQARERTGITTKRSSNNKKRRNPWIQQ, from the coding sequence GTGAAAATACACATGGTGAAAAAAGGCGACACATTATATCTGCTGTCCCAAAAATATAATGTAGCGTTGGACAAAATTATCGCAGCTAATCCCCAAATTGCAAATCCTGACAAGTTGGAGATCGGCATGAAGGTCAAAATCCCTGCGGAGCCTGTAACACCAAAGCCAGAAGGCGTGTTGCACAGTCATAAAGTCCAGCAAGGAGATTCGTTGTGGAAGTTGTCACAGGCTTGGGGAGTTCCGTTGAAAGATATGATCAATGCGAACCCGCAATTGAAAAATCCTAATGCTCTTCTTGTAGGGGAGACTGTGTACATTCCATCAGCGAATGCACCGGGGAATGCGGCTTCAGAGAATGGTGCCTCATCCAATGTTGCTCATGAGAAGCTGTCTCCTGAAGGGAAGGAATACACGGGAGTTAAAGAAGAAACGGCTCCAGTCGTACCAGTAGTCCCAGTACCTGAACCAGCTCCTGTACCGGAAGTCTCCAATGTGGTTCCGGCTCCTGTACCTGCAAATCCGGTCGTACCTAATATCAAGCCAGAAGTGGAAGTGTTACCTCAGTTACCTGAAATTCCTGAAGAGAAACCGCAGAAGGAAGCTCAGAAGAAAGAAAATACCAAATCTGAAGTGCAATTAAAACCGATAACTGAAGCGCCGACGTATACGATGCCTAATATCTCACCTGAAGTCCTGCCTTTACCTGTAATACCTAACAACACGAAATGGCCTACAGAAGTAGCTCCTGCGACCAAAGCTCCATGTGGTTGCGGCAGTAAAATGCTGCATGCTCCTGCCGAGCATCCCTATGCCCAAGTTCCTGTACCTGCACAAGAGGTATACACTGCTCCACAAAACATGTATACGGCTGGGGCGAACGACAATGCTACATTCCCAGGTATACCTGAAGTGAGTCCTTACTCCATAGGTAATACATCCAACACGCCTTGGAGCGGCGCGGAGTATAATCATAACAACATTATGCCAAACGTATCTGCTGAGATGCAGAACAACTCGTATCCGATCGCTCCATCAGGTCAAGTGAACAGCCCATACCCTCCATTTGCGGCCAATGAGCATATGAACCACCAACCGCCTCATATTTCTCCTTACTCTATGCTTCCGTACCCGCCATGCGGATGTGGCAACCATCATATGCCTAACCATCAATACGCACATCCCTCACATAACTACCAGAACCCAGCGTGGGGCACATACAATCCTTATGGGATGCAACCCGAAATGACCACATCCATGATGCCTAATCAGCCATTGGAGTATGCCTATCAAAATCCATACCCTACTCAGAACATGGTGCCGCCGTCTCCATTGGGTGCATTTGGTGAACTGTATCCTCCACAAGGTAAGGGGGGAGGCAAAAAGGGTGGACGTGACGAGGCTAACTTAAGCCAGTCCTCTACAGAGAGTGAGGCTGAGTTTAATCTTGAAGCAAAGCCTAAACAATCAGCCAAAACAGGAACTGCGAAACGCAGAACAGCCAAACCTGCTGCTAAATCTAAATCTAAAGTATCTGTATCCGGGAAACAAGCAAGAGAGCGCACAGGGATAACCACTAAACGTAGTTCTAACAATAAAAAGCGTAGAAATCCCTGGATACAGCAATAA
- the ilvE gene encoding branched-chain-amino-acid transaminase, translating into MSEQWIYLDGRYVTKENATVSVYDHGFLYGDGIFEGIRIYNGNIFRCKAHLDRLYDSAKSISLNIPLSYDEMLEVMAETVRRNDMRNGYIRLIVSRGPGNLGLDPLRCPKASVIIIVEQLAIYPEEAYLTGLKAVSVSQRRNIPDALNPKIKSLNYLNNILVKIQSNYSGAGEAIMLNSQGYVTEGSSDNIFIIKSGVVYTPPCYLGALEGITRQAIIDLCGELDLELKEVPFTLHDVYIADEVFFTGTAAEVIAAYEVDGRTIGTGVAGPVTLRLLEAFRQIVDKDGYKVWED; encoded by the coding sequence GTGTCAGAACAATGGATTTACTTGGATGGTCGATATGTGACCAAGGAGAATGCAACCGTTTCGGTATATGATCACGGATTTTTGTATGGAGACGGTATTTTCGAAGGTATTCGTATTTATAACGGTAACATTTTCAGATGCAAAGCGCATTTGGATCGTTTGTACGATTCAGCTAAATCCATCAGTCTGAACATTCCGTTGTCTTATGATGAGATGCTGGAAGTGATGGCTGAAACGGTACGTCGCAATGATATGCGTAACGGTTATATTCGTCTGATCGTTTCACGTGGACCTGGTAACTTGGGTCTTGACCCGCTGCGCTGCCCTAAAGCGTCCGTTATTATCATTGTTGAGCAACTCGCGATCTATCCGGAGGAAGCGTATCTTACTGGGCTGAAAGCTGTGTCTGTATCGCAGCGCCGCAACATTCCTGATGCACTTAATCCAAAAATTAAATCATTGAACTATCTGAACAACATTCTTGTTAAAATTCAGTCTAACTATTCAGGTGCCGGTGAAGCGATTATGCTGAATTCCCAAGGTTACGTTACTGAGGGTTCAAGTGATAACATCTTCATCATCAAAAGTGGTGTAGTCTATACGCCACCTTGTTATCTTGGTGCACTAGAGGGGATTACACGCCAGGCCATTATCGATCTGTGCGGTGAGCTGGATCTTGAATTAAAAGAAGTGCCATTTACGCTACATGATGTGTACATTGCCGACGAAGTCTTCTTCACTGGAACAGCCGCAGAAGTTATTGCTGCATATGAGGTGGACGGCAGAACGATTGGAACGGGTGTTGCAGGTCCTGTAACCTTGAGATTGCTGGAAGCGTTCCGTCAAATTGTCGACAAAGACGGTTACAAAGTTTGGGAAGATTAA
- the pheA gene encoding prephenate dehydratase gives MKRIAVLPEGSVSHEAVDFLFNGEPLELLHSKLISDVFRATDSGKSQYSVIPIENTIEGSVSLHMDWLVNEVDIPMQAEWVYPSIQNVIGHGSEFRTESGEYDFGKITKIMSHPVAIPQCQNFIRLHSPGADLEGVNSTAEAVEIVKKNPGKGWVAIGTRLAAQKHGLDIMAERVTDHDNNYTRFVLIGHEPVQIPREPDHVKTSLLVTLPEDAPGALHQVLSAFAWRKLNLTRLESRPTKKRLGSYYFYIDVEESADSVLLTAAMAEIEALNCQVRVLGSYPCYTYPSLKTT, from the coding sequence ATGAAACGAATTGCAGTATTACCTGAAGGTTCAGTTTCTCATGAAGCAGTAGATTTTCTGTTTAATGGGGAGCCTTTGGAATTGCTTCATTCCAAACTGATTTCTGATGTTTTCCGGGCTACGGATAGTGGAAAGTCCCAGTATAGTGTCATACCTATTGAGAATACGATTGAAGGCTCCGTTAGTTTGCATATGGACTGGCTGGTTAACGAAGTGGATATTCCGATGCAAGCAGAATGGGTTTATCCATCCATCCAAAATGTCATTGGGCATGGATCTGAGTTCAGGACAGAGAGTGGTGAATATGATTTCGGGAAAATTACGAAGATCATGTCCCATCCTGTAGCGATTCCACAGTGCCAGAATTTTATTCGCCTGCATTCACCTGGAGCAGATCTTGAGGGTGTTAACAGTACAGCGGAAGCTGTGGAGATTGTTAAAAAAAATCCTGGCAAAGGCTGGGTCGCGATTGGTACAAGGCTGGCTGCACAGAAGCATGGTTTGGACATTATGGCTGAACGGGTTACCGATCATGACAACAACTATACTCGTTTTGTGTTGATAGGCCATGAGCCTGTTCAGATACCACGAGAGCCTGATCATGTGAAAACCAGTTTGCTGGTTACATTGCCTGAAGATGCACCGGGTGCATTGCATCAGGTGCTTTCGGCTTTTGCCTGGCGGAAGCTGAACTTGACCCGATTGGAATCTCGTCCAACGAAGAAGAGGTTGGGGAGTTATTATTTTTACATTGATGTTGAAGAAAGTGCAGATTCGGTATTGCTTACCGCAGCCATGGCTGAGATTGAGGCTTTGAATTGTCAGGTACGTGTTCTTGGCAGCTATCCGTGTTATACATATCCTTCGTTAAAAACGACCTGA
- the thrB gene encoding homoserine kinase, translating to MSLQQRVIVKVPASTANLGPGFDTLGMALSLYAWLEMKPAEQTTFHLHGDHLTGLPTDKSNLIYEVAQMVFNEAGISVPELEISMYSDIPLTRGLGSSASAIVGALAAANALIGTPLSDAKLLDMATSLEKHPDNVGASLYGGIITAAWDGSRVDHIRIEPHQDLQTLVIVPDFELSTSKARNVIPQQFDKSDVIHNISRSSLLVAALASGRLDMIQKAMSDRIHQPYRASLVPGMAEILEHAVNHGALGAALSGAGPTVLTLVDRHDTRKLELEQYLIDTMSREGITASALWLDPDLDGVTVLPDQDESPFMDRVKGEVNA from the coding sequence ATGAGTTTGCAGCAAAGGGTAATCGTTAAGGTACCTGCAAGTACAGCCAATCTGGGTCCAGGGTTTGATACCCTGGGCATGGCATTGTCTCTGTATGCATGGCTTGAGATGAAACCGGCTGAGCAGACAACATTTCATTTACATGGAGATCATCTGACGGGTCTGCCAACAGATAAATCCAATTTGATATATGAAGTTGCACAGATGGTGTTCAACGAAGCTGGAATCTCCGTGCCGGAGTTGGAGATTTCCATGTATTCCGATATTCCGCTTACTCGGGGACTGGGAAGCAGTGCATCCGCCATCGTGGGTGCGTTGGCTGCTGCTAATGCTTTAATTGGTACTCCGTTATCTGATGCCAAGCTTCTGGACATGGCTACGTCGCTGGAGAAACATCCGGATAATGTAGGAGCTTCACTATATGGAGGTATCATTACAGCAGCATGGGATGGCAGTCGGGTAGACCATATTCGCATTGAGCCGCATCAGGATTTGCAGACGTTGGTCATCGTACCGGACTTCGAGTTGTCCACTTCGAAAGCAAGAAATGTAATTCCACAGCAGTTTGACAAGTCTGATGTTATTCACAACATAAGCAGATCATCCTTACTCGTTGCAGCTTTGGCAAGTGGGAGATTGGACATGATTCAAAAGGCGATGTCTGACCGGATTCATCAACCCTACAGGGCATCTTTGGTACCCGGTATGGCTGAAATCCTTGAACATGCGGTCAATCATGGAGCCCTGGGGGCTGCTTTGAGTGGAGCCGGACCTACCGTTTTGACGTTGGTAGATCGTCATGACACTCGTAAGCTCGAACTGGAGCAATATTTGATAGACACAATGAGCCGTGAAGGTATCACTGCTTCTGCATTGTGGTTGGATCCGGATCTGGACGGTGTTACCGTGCTGCCTGATCAAGATGAAAGTCCTTTTATGGACAGAGTTAAAGGGGAAGTTAACGCATGA
- the thrC gene encoding threonine synthase gives MRYQGLLQTYREHLPVNENTPLLTLHEGNTPLVHAENLSEELGLNLYFKYEGLNPTGSFKDRGMVMAVAKAMEEGSRTIMCASTGNTSAAAAAYAARAGLNCIVLIPNNNIALGKLAQAMIYGAKVIAINGNFDRALEIVREITAKHPITLVNSVNPFRIEGQKTAAFEVIEQLGQAPDVLAIPVGNAGNISAYWKGFKEYKEAGKSNSLPRMVGFEAEGAMAIVKGEPILEPETVATAIRIGNPASWKTAVAAAEESGGQINYVTDEEILTAYRTIAAREGIFAEPASAASVAGVYKLKSEGYFKGGETVVCVLTGHGLKDPNIAIKTVATEPLVVEDSEEAVMAAIAQLEQQSV, from the coding sequence ATGAGATATCAAGGATTACTGCAAACGTATAGAGAGCACCTTCCGGTTAATGAAAACACGCCACTGCTTACGCTTCATGAAGGAAACACACCCCTGGTTCATGCGGAGAATCTGTCCGAGGAACTCGGATTGAATTTATATTTCAAATATGAAGGTCTGAATCCGACTGGTTCATTTAAAGACCGCGGAATGGTTATGGCTGTTGCTAAAGCGATGGAAGAAGGCAGTCGCACGATCATGTGTGCATCGACAGGTAACACTTCGGCGGCAGCAGCAGCCTATGCGGCTCGTGCTGGTCTGAATTGTATTGTATTGATCCCGAATAACAACATTGCGCTGGGTAAACTGGCTCAAGCTATGATCTATGGAGCCAAGGTAATTGCGATTAATGGCAACTTTGACCGTGCATTGGAAATTGTGCGTGAGATTACAGCCAAACATCCAATTACGCTCGTGAACTCCGTGAATCCGTTCCGAATTGAAGGACAGAAAACGGCTGCATTTGAAGTGATTGAACAGCTTGGTCAAGCACCTGATGTACTTGCAATCCCGGTGGGTAACGCAGGGAACATCTCGGCTTACTGGAAAGGATTCAAGGAGTATAAAGAAGCAGGCAAATCGAATTCCCTGCCACGTATGGTCGGTTTTGAAGCGGAAGGCGCGATGGCGATTGTCAAAGGTGAACCGATTCTTGAGCCTGAAACCGTAGCAACAGCTATTCGAATTGGTAATCCAGCAAGTTGGAAAACCGCTGTAGCTGCAGCTGAAGAGTCTGGCGGACAGATTAATTATGTAACTGACGAAGAAATTCTGACAGCATATCGTACGATCGCCGCGCGTGAAGGGATTTTTGCTGAACCTGCATCCGCTGCTTCCGTTGCTGGTGTATACAAACTGAAGAGTGAAGGGTACTTTAAAGGCGGAGAAACTGTGGTTTGTGTACTGACAGGACATGGTCTAAAAGATCCTAATATTGCAATCAAAACGGTAGCGACTGAGCCGCTTGTTGTGGAAGATTCCGAAGAAGCGGTTATGGCGGCAATTGCACAATTGGAGCAACAATCCGTATGA
- a CDS encoding homoserine dehydrogenase — protein sequence MKPVKVGLLGLGTVGTGVVRIVEGNQEDLSSQVGSPIVIEKIAVKNTEKDRVIAVDRAKLTEDPWEVIRHPDIDVIVEVMGGIDQTKEYILEALERGKHIVTANKDLMALHGSEILAKAQEKQCDVFYEASVAGGIPIIRTLIEGFSSDRITRIMGIVNGTTNFILTKMSQEGASYEEVLAEAQALGYAETDPTSDVEGLDAARKMAILGTLGFRTNVELKDVTVKGITSVTREDITYAKRLGYEMKLLGIADRRDDEITISVQPTMVRQNHPIASVNGVFNAVYVHGEAVGETMFYGAGAGELPTATSVVADIVAVIKNLKLGVNGLKAIVPYKQKRLQSDEHIMSKNFILLHVDDKAGVLAQITQIFAEYEVSLASVVQQPNEHNPDAEIIIVTHNASKASMDKVLKHFESLAVIRRIKSVYRVEG from the coding sequence GTGAAACCGGTAAAAGTGGGATTGTTGGGTCTGGGTACGGTGGGGACTGGGGTCGTTCGCATCGTGGAAGGAAATCAGGAGGATCTGAGCAGTCAGGTTGGATCACCGATTGTTATAGAGAAGATTGCAGTGAAGAATACGGAAAAAGATCGTGTCATTGCTGTAGACCGTGCGAAGCTCACTGAAGATCCTTGGGAAGTCATTCGTCACCCGGATATTGATGTTATCGTGGAAGTTATGGGCGGCATTGATCAGACCAAAGAGTACATTCTTGAAGCACTGGAGCGGGGTAAGCATATTGTAACCGCGAACAAGGATTTAATGGCACTGCACGGTTCCGAGATTTTGGCCAAGGCACAGGAAAAGCAATGTGATGTATTCTACGAAGCGAGTGTGGCTGGGGGCATTCCGATCATCAGAACGCTGATTGAAGGTTTCTCATCCGACCGGATTACCCGCATTATGGGGATTGTGAACGGAACAACGAACTTTATTTTGACCAAAATGAGCCAGGAAGGCGCCTCATATGAAGAGGTTCTGGCCGAGGCTCAAGCACTCGGATACGCAGAAACCGATCCAACTTCGGATGTCGAAGGACTCGATGCAGCTCGCAAAATGGCGATTCTGGGCACTTTGGGCTTCCGTACCAATGTGGAACTGAAAGACGTAACCGTTAAGGGGATTACATCCGTGACCCGTGAAGATATTACGTATGCCAAAAGACTTGGCTATGAGATGAAGCTACTAGGTATCGCGGATCGTCGGGATGATGAGATCACCATTAGTGTTCAGCCAACGATGGTAAGACAGAATCATCCGATTGCATCCGTCAATGGGGTGTTCAACGCTGTGTATGTACATGGCGAAGCTGTAGGTGAGACGATGTTCTACGGTGCGGGTGCAGGTGAGCTTCCGACGGCAACTTCTGTAGTAGCGGATATCGTGGCTGTGATCAAAAACCTGAAGCTGGGTGTGAATGGTCTTAAAGCCATTGTGCCTTATAAACAGAAGCGCCTGCAAAGTGACGAGCACATTATGTCGAAAAACTTTATTTTGCTGCATGTAGATGACAAGGCAGGGGTACTGGCGCAGATTACACAAATCTTCGCTGAATACGAAGTCAGCCTAGCTTCAGTCGTGCAACAGCCGAACGAGCATAACCCGGATGCTGAGATCATCATTGTTACGCATAACGCTAGCAAGGCAAGCATGGATAAAGTGTTGAAACACTTTGAATCCCTTGCCGTCATTCGTCGAATTAAGAGTGTGTACCGGGTAGAAGGATAA
- a CDS encoding ACT domain-containing protein — MNERYYLVREDILPEAVVKTMQVKELLASGDVKTVHEAVEQVGLSRSAFYKYKDGIHLINQLERERIVTISIDLEHQSGILSRVLGHVAGYGANVLTINQSIPLQGRANVVISVETSHLHGEIGEMLDRMQDMPGVRRTRIVGQG, encoded by the coding sequence GTGAATGAACGCTATTACTTAGTACGGGAAGACATTTTGCCAGAGGCTGTGGTGAAGACCATGCAGGTAAAAGAACTGCTAGCTTCCGGGGATGTCAAAACAGTTCATGAGGCGGTTGAACAGGTTGGATTAAGCCGAAGTGCTTTTTATAAATACAAGGATGGCATCCATTTGATCAATCAGCTTGAACGGGAGCGAATTGTAACGATCTCCATTGATTTGGAGCATCAGTCAGGAATATTGTCTCGTGTGCTCGGACATGTAGCTGGTTATGGAGCCAACGTGCTAACCATTAATCAAAGTATTCCGCTCCAGGGGAGAGCCAATGTTGTCATTTCAGTGGAGACATCACACCTCCATGGGGAAATCGGAGAAATGCTCGATCGGATGCAGGATATGCCCGGGGTTCGACGCACGCGCATTGTAGGCCAAGGTTAA
- the obgE gene encoding GTPase ObgE has product MFVDKAKIYVKAGDGGDGIISFRREKYVPNGGPAGGDGGRGADIIFRVDEGLRTLMDFRYQRHFKAPRGEKGRNKSQHGANAENMIVRIPPGTVILDEDSGEVLADLTRHGQQVVVARGGRGGRGNIRFATPNNPAPELAENGEEGQERYIVLELKVMADVGLVGFPSVGKSTLLSVVSAAKPKIGAYHFTTITPNLGVVGVGEGRSFVMADLPGLIEGAHEGIGLGHEFLRHVERTRIIVHVVDMSGSEGRDPFEDWQKINEELKLYNPVLAERPQVVAANKMDMPDSEANLEEFLQKAREVQPDIEVMPISSLTRKGIQELLYRAADLLDQIPDEPVVEEVADLSERKVYSLDKKEDDGFRIVRENEIFVVESAKIERMMKRMQLNSHEAILKLARTLRYMGVDAELRKRGAEEGTIVRIGEFEFEFVEGSSYY; this is encoded by the coding sequence ATGTTTGTAGATAAAGCGAAGATTTATGTGAAAGCCGGAGACGGAGGGGACGGAATTATTTCGTTTCGTCGTGAGAAGTATGTACCGAACGGCGGACCTGCCGGGGGTGATGGAGGCAGAGGAGCTGACATCATTTTCCGTGTGGATGAAGGTCTGCGTACGTTAATGGATTTCCGTTACCAGCGTCACTTCAAGGCCCCTCGTGGTGAGAAGGGACGTAATAAAAGTCAGCATGGCGCGAACGCTGAGAACATGATTGTACGTATTCCACCTGGAACCGTGATTTTGGATGAAGACAGTGGAGAAGTACTGGCTGATTTGACACGTCATGGTCAACAGGTTGTTGTTGCTCGTGGCGGACGAGGCGGACGGGGAAACATTCGTTTTGCCACGCCTAACAATCCAGCGCCAGAACTGGCCGAAAATGGCGAAGAAGGTCAAGAACGTTACATCGTACTTGAGCTTAAGGTCATGGCAGATGTCGGTTTGGTTGGTTTCCCAAGTGTCGGGAAATCCACGCTGTTGTCTGTTGTTTCGGCAGCCAAGCCAAAGATTGGAGCATATCATTTTACAACCATTACACCTAACCTGGGTGTTGTTGGTGTAGGTGAAGGCCGTAGCTTTGTTATGGCCGACTTGCCGGGCCTGATTGAAGGTGCTCACGAAGGTATTGGGCTTGGACATGAGTTCTTGCGTCACGTAGAACGTACACGCATTATCGTTCATGTCGTTGATATGTCTGGTTCAGAAGGACGTGATCCGTTCGAAGACTGGCAGAAAATCAACGAGGAACTCAAATTGTACAATCCTGTCCTCGCTGAGAGACCACAAGTTGTAGCAGCCAATAAAATGGACATGCCGGATTCCGAAGCTAATCTGGAAGAGTTTTTGCAGAAGGCTCGTGAAGTTCAACCGGATATTGAAGTTATGCCTATTTCGTCCCTGACACGGAAAGGGATTCAAGAGCTCCTGTATCGTGCGGCTGATCTGCTGGATCAAATTCCGGACGAGCCAGTGGTTGAAGAAGTTGCTGACTTATCCGAACGCAAAGTGTACAGCTTGGACAAAAAAGAGGACGATGGTTTCCGTATTGTACGGGAGAATGAAATCTTCGTAGTCGAAAGTGCCAAGATTGAACGTATGATGAAACGGATGCAGCTGAATTCGCATGAAGCAATTCTCAAGCTGGCGCGTACATTGCGCTATATGGGTGTGGATGCGGAATTGCGTAAACGCGGAGCTGAAGAAGGCACCATTGTGCGCATTGGCGAGTTTGAGTTCGAATTTGTGGAAGGCAGCAGCTATTATTAA